The following proteins are co-located in the Helicoverpa armigera isolate CAAS_96S chromosome 23, ASM3070526v1, whole genome shotgun sequence genome:
- the LOC110376264 gene encoding uncharacterized protein LOC110376264 → MIFRKVCASLIIIGLAAEVWSHVEIEAEDYFFPLEPVINFCKMSETCTHDFVPICGQDSLGISRMFSDNCDLFEYNCDEKKQYRHVKMEVCKYELEAAAELN, encoded by the exons ATGATATTTAGGAAAGTTTGCGCTA GTTTAATAATTATCGGTTTGGCAGCAGAAGTTTGGTCACACGTTGAAATAGAAGCTGAAGATTATTTCTTTCCTCTAGAACCG GTAATAAATTTCTGCAAGATGTCTGAAACGTGCACACATGATTTTGTGCCGATCTGCGGGCAGGATTCCTTGGGTATATCCCGAATGTTTAGCGATAATTGCGACTTATTCGAATACAACTGTGATGAAAAGAAAC aATATCGGCACGTGAAGATGGAGGTGTGCAAATACGAATTAGAAGCTGCTGCCGAACTTAATTAA